The sequence CCGAAGCCGCGGCCAGGGCCCAGTGCAGGAATCCCTACGTGATCACCGCTGGTTCCTCCGGCGGCGTCATCATGCATCTGGCCGACCAGGCGACCCCGCAGGAGCTGCGGCTGAAGGGCTCGCCCAGCGGCAAGAATTATATCGGTCCCGCCGGTCCCACCCCCGGCGATCAGGACCGCGAAATCGTATCCTTCGACGGTCGCGTGCTGATCACCCGCTTCATCGACAAGGACGCTGCCGTCCGCTACGGCAATATGGTCTACGTCCGCTGCGCGCCGCGGGCGTGATCGGGTTCCGGCCTGACCACGCGTCATTGCGAGCGCAGCGAAGCAATCCAGACTTGTCTCCTCGGAAGCAGACTGGATTGCTGCGTCGCTTCGCTCCTCGCAACGACGGAGACAACAAAAAACGCCGGCCCCCAGGGCCGGCGTTTTGCATCGTCTCTATCTCGCGTCCGCTCAATCGAACAGCGCGTCGATGTCGTCCTGCGAGGCATGGCCGACATCGCCGGCGAGCTTCGGGCCGTTGAGAAGCTTCTCTTCTTCGGTGCGGTTATCGACATGCGCATGCGCGGGCACATGGGCCTTGATCGCGTCGACGCCGCCCCAGATCTCCATCATCGCATTGATGTGCTGCTCGATGAATTTCATCGTGCCCATGACCTTGCTGATGCGCTGACCGGTCAGGTCCTGGAAGTTGCAGGCTTCGAAGATCGAGATGACGCGTTCCTGGATGTCGTCGGCGAGTCGCTTCTGCTGATCGGCCGATTGCACCTTGGACATCGCGCTGGCTGCCTGGTCGATCGACTCGGCGGCTTCGAGAATCTGCTGGGTCGCCTGCTCGGTGCCGCCGACGACTGCGCCGAGTTC comes from Bradyrhizobium sp. CCGE-LA001 and encodes:
- a CDS encoding protein phosphatase CheZ; amino-acid sequence: MAVHRKRFRVEDIAGGEMPILDVTEEAGPMHSEIMAELRAIRAQMAKGITAAPLSGSAAMAAIDASTAHELAEARTMLETYRAQIEQCEKLKVELDLIHDAIDRTKREIATLHGKSFDGGEMAKVNGELGAVVGGTEQATQQILEAAESIDQAASAMSKVQSADQQKRLADDIQERVISIFEACNFQDLTGQRISKVMGTMKFIEQHINAMMEIWGGVDAIKAHVPAHAHVDNRTEEEKLLNGPKLAGDVGHASQDDIDALFD